A DNA window from Rhizobium acidisoli contains the following coding sequences:
- a CDS encoding GNAT family N-acetyltransferase, producing the protein MGRTVEILTGKAELCRSIMGALPDWFSEPEVIEASAQAIEELPVFGYIEADVVTALMALKPHLPDAVEIALIATRPEHHGRGAGRHLIDEAERFSHEAGARLLTVKTLAPRDREQPQFEATRRFYDRNGFARAEVFAKLWHEDHPCLFMVKPLVGVQAGETTL; encoded by the coding sequence ATGGGAAGGACAGTTGAGATCCTGACGGGCAAGGCGGAGCTTTGCCGATCGATCATGGGGGCTTTGCCCGACTGGTTTTCAGAACCCGAGGTCATCGAGGCGAGCGCCCAGGCGATCGAAGAGCTGCCGGTCTTCGGCTATATCGAAGCGGATGTCGTCACCGCGCTGATGGCCTTGAAGCCGCACCTGCCTGATGCCGTCGAAATCGCACTGATTGCGACACGCCCCGAACATCACGGCCGCGGCGCCGGACGTCATCTCATCGACGAAGCCGAGCGCTTCAGCCATGAAGCGGGTGCCCGGCTGCTGACGGTCAAGACGCTCGCCCCGCGCGACCGCGAGCAACCGCAATTCGAGGCGACGCGGCGCTTCTATGACCGCAACGGCTTTGCGCGGGCGGAGGTCTTTGCAAAGCTATGGCACGAGGATCATCCATGCCTGTTCATGGTCAAGCCGCTCGTCGGCGTCCAGGCAGGTGAGACGACGCTTTGA
- a CDS encoding iron-siderophore ABC transporter substrate-binding protein: MTGAPATVRAGDGGVVSLDYGLASTMLALGETPRAVVSLRNWGEWVVAPTMPAGVVDLGTTSEINLEVLTSIRPSLILSTPFVAALDDKLSRIAPVERFTVYAEHKDALTCSYAETLRLGTMIGRAQEAKAFLSHADATFDRLRERTKNLSAPPVAVINFIDSRHARIYGGPGLFSGAMKRVGLENAWRGEASYWGFQTVGLEQLAELDQETHLIVVSPLLPPDVLTQLSDSPLWTSLPFVRRQRISVIPGVLMFGMVQEALRFSTLVVDTLETSAR, encoded by the coding sequence ATGACCGGCGCTCCCGCAACCGTGCGCGCCGGGGACGGCGGGGTCGTTTCGCTCGACTACGGGCTGGCGTCGACGATGCTTGCGCTCGGAGAGACGCCGCGCGCCGTCGTTTCCTTGAGAAACTGGGGAGAATGGGTGGTCGCGCCGACGATGCCGGCCGGCGTCGTCGATCTCGGCACCACGTCGGAGATCAATCTCGAGGTCCTCACCAGCATCCGGCCGTCGCTCATTCTGAGCACGCCTTTCGTTGCGGCACTGGACGATAAACTATCGCGGATCGCGCCGGTGGAGAGGTTCACCGTTTACGCCGAGCACAAGGACGCGCTGACCTGTTCCTACGCCGAAACGCTGCGGCTCGGCACGATGATCGGACGGGCACAGGAAGCAAAAGCATTTCTGTCCCATGCCGACGCCACTTTCGATCGATTGCGAGAGCGGACGAAAAACCTGTCTGCGCCTCCGGTTGCCGTCATCAACTTCATCGACAGCAGGCATGCGCGCATCTATGGCGGCCCCGGGCTTTTCAGCGGCGCCATGAAGCGCGTCGGCCTTGAGAATGCCTGGAGGGGCGAGGCCAGTTACTGGGGATTTCAAACGGTCGGTCTGGAACAGCTCGCCGAACTCGACCAGGAAACGCATCTGATTGTCGTTTCGCCGCTGCTTCCACCCGACGTGCTGACACAGCTTTCCGATAGCCCGCTCTGGACCAGCCTTCCCTTCGTCAGGCGGCAGCGGATCTCGGTCATTCCAGGCGTTCTGATGTTCGGAATGGTGCAGGAGGCGCTGCGGTTTTCGACCCTGGTCGTCGATACGCTGGAGACCTCAGCCCGATGA
- the fhuB gene encoding Fe(3+)-hydroxamate ABC transporter permease FhuB, translated as MKARFSHFGAPALAGLLLFSGLALAVLEVWAVLPHIKAATGGYDAERLLLLYSTLPRIATALIAGAALALSGTILQQVLRNPLASPTTLGISTGANLALVSIMLAVPSLTGWGRDAFALFGSAAAALAIFSISARHGFSPFSLILSGMIIGLWCGAAAAILVLMNDQYLSGIFIWGAGSLSQQSWAIPISLLPKVALLTALALLATRPLALSQIGDAGATSLGLPIKWARGFILAIAIALSALVTSAVGVIGFIGLVAPQIVRLAGARRILSQLIWSPIAGAGLLLLTDEVIKLLAPGDFIPTGAVTALLGGPILIALLPRLATASRALPGVASPQQAINNRTASFAALFVLVIAMAIAAIFFGRTPDGAWAWLPAASWDEILPLRLPRVAAAFGAGTVLGVTGLILQRLTGNEMASPEVLGVSAGATLGVAAAMFAFAAPGMTVQLAFAGGGALVVLTLIFLLSARSGFGPNRVLLAGIALGAILDAGIGVLAASGDPRGLALIRWMAGSTYFVDNAVAASALLIALGCLAAAFLASRWLALLQLGTETASELGLRIAPARAVLFGLSAIMTAAATLVVGPLSFVGLMAPHLAHGLGLRRPAAQLLAAALIGAALLVIADWTGRMIAFPYQIPAGLISALVGAPMLLIVLGRRS; from the coding sequence ATGAAAGCCAGATTTTCTCACTTCGGGGCGCCCGCACTTGCGGGCCTCCTGCTCTTTTCCGGATTGGCCCTTGCCGTGCTGGAGGTTTGGGCGGTATTGCCCCATATCAAGGCGGCGACCGGCGGTTATGATGCCGAGCGTCTTCTGCTCCTCTATTCGACACTGCCGCGCATAGCGACAGCCCTGATCGCCGGCGCAGCACTCGCGCTCTCCGGCACGATCCTGCAACAGGTGCTGCGCAATCCGCTGGCCTCGCCGACGACGCTCGGCATTTCCACCGGCGCCAATCTGGCGCTGGTGTCGATCATGCTCGCTGTTCCCTCATTGACGGGATGGGGCCGGGACGCGTTCGCGCTTTTCGGAAGTGCCGCAGCCGCCCTCGCCATCTTTTCGATCAGCGCCCGCCACGGTTTTTCGCCCTTTTCTCTCATCCTGTCAGGAATGATCATCGGCCTCTGGTGCGGGGCGGCGGCGGCCATCCTGGTGCTGATGAACGATCAATATCTCTCGGGGATCTTCATCTGGGGCGCCGGATCGCTGTCCCAGCAAAGCTGGGCGATCCCGATATCGCTGCTGCCCAAGGTGGCGCTGCTCACCGCTCTTGCCCTTCTCGCCACAAGACCGCTGGCACTGAGCCAGATCGGCGATGCCGGCGCGACAAGCCTTGGCCTGCCGATCAAATGGGCGCGCGGTTTCATCCTGGCGATCGCGATTGCGCTCAGCGCCCTCGTCACCAGCGCTGTCGGCGTCATCGGCTTCATCGGGCTGGTCGCCCCGCAGATCGTGCGGCTTGCCGGCGCCAGGCGCATCCTCAGCCAGCTGATCTGGTCGCCCATTGCCGGCGCCGGCCTTCTGCTTCTGACGGATGAGGTGATCAAACTCCTTGCTCCCGGCGATTTCATACCGACCGGAGCGGTGACCGCATTGCTCGGCGGACCGATCCTGATTGCGCTTCTTCCGCGCCTTGCCACGGCCTCGCGCGCGCTGCCCGGCGTTGCGTCACCACAACAGGCAATCAACAACAGAACGGCATCCTTTGCTGCTCTGTTCGTCCTGGTTATCGCAATGGCAATTGCCGCGATCTTCTTCGGCCGTACACCCGACGGCGCCTGGGCATGGCTGCCGGCCGCCTCGTGGGACGAAATCCTTCCCCTTCGGCTGCCGCGGGTCGCCGCCGCGTTCGGCGCCGGCACCGTGCTCGGCGTGACGGGCCTCATCCTGCAGCGGCTGACCGGAAACGAAATGGCAAGCCCCGAGGTGCTCGGGGTATCGGCGGGGGCAACGCTCGGCGTTGCGGCCGCCATGTTCGCCTTTGCGGCACCCGGCATGACGGTCCAGCTTGCCTTTGCCGGCGGCGGCGCCCTTGTTGTGCTGACCCTGATTTTCCTGCTGAGTGCGCGTTCCGGCTTCGGCCCGAACCGTGTGCTGCTGGCAGGAATCGCCCTCGGCGCGATACTCGACGCCGGGATCGGCGTCCTTGCCGCAAGCGGCGATCCGCGCGGCCTGGCGCTCATTCGCTGGATGGCCGGCTCGACCTATTTCGTCGACAATGCGGTGGCGGCAAGCGCCCTTCTGATTGCGCTCGGCTGTCTGGCCGCAGCCTTTCTCGCCAGCCGCTGGCTTGCCCTGCTGCAGCTTGGAACAGAGACGGCAAGCGAACTCGGCCTCAGGATCGCTCCCGCACGCGCGGTGCTGTTCGGTCTCTCGGCGATCATGACGGCGGCGGCGACGCTCGTCGTCGGCCCCCTGAGCTTCGTCGGCTTGATGGCGCCGCACCTCGCCCACGGGCTCGGCCTTCGCCGGCCCGCCGCCCAGCTCCTGGCCGCCGCCCTCATTGGGGCGGCCCTTCTCGTCATCGCCGACTGGACGGGGCGCATGATCGCCTTTCCCTATCAGATCCCCGCGGGATTGATCTCGGCTCTTGTGGGCGCCCCGATGCTGCTGATCGTTCTGGGCCGGCGATCGTGA
- a CDS encoding SDR family oxidoreductase, with protein sequence MKTVIITGCSSGFGLEIARFFLAQGWKVVATMRTPHQDLLPPSQDLKILALDVTSSESIHAALDAAGPVDVLVNNAGIGWLNAVEGTSMETARDLFETNTLGTIAMTHAVLPQMRERQEGVIVNVTSSVTLKPLPLLSVYSASKAAVNAFTESAALELEPFNVRVRIVLPGRAPQTRFSETARSRLQKQGGFPEAYSSVVAGVFASWDNQSESALTQPGDVAEAVWRAATDPSSPLRIPAGADAEALSG encoded by the coding sequence ATGAAGACCGTTATCATCACCGGCTGCTCATCAGGTTTCGGGCTGGAAATTGCCAGGTTCTTTCTCGCGCAGGGCTGGAAAGTGGTTGCCACCATGCGAACGCCGCACCAAGACCTTTTGCCGCCGTCGCAAGATCTCAAGATCCTCGCGCTGGATGTTACGAGCTCTGAAAGCATCCATGCTGCGCTTGACGCCGCCGGTCCAGTGGACGTGCTGGTAAACAACGCCGGCATCGGCTGGCTCAACGCGGTTGAAGGAACGTCGATGGAGACCGCCCGCGATCTTTTCGAGACGAATACGCTCGGAACCATTGCGATGACGCACGCGGTTTTGCCGCAGATGCGGGAGCGGCAGGAAGGGGTCATCGTCAACGTCACCTCAAGCGTAACGCTCAAGCCGCTTCCGCTCCTCTCGGTCTATTCGGCCAGCAAAGCCGCGGTGAATGCTTTTACTGAGTCTGCCGCGCTCGAGCTCGAGCCCTTCAACGTGCGTGTGAGGATCGTCCTTCCCGGACGCGCGCCGCAGACGCGGTTCAGCGAGACGGCGCGCTCGCGGCTTCAGAAACAGGGCGGTTTCCCTGAGGCCTATTCATCGGTCGTTGCGGGCGTATTCGCGTCGTGGGACAACCAGTCTGAATCGGCCCTGACACAGCCCGGTGACGTTGCCGAGGCGGTATGGCGTGCTGCGACCGATCCTTCCTCTCCGTTGCGCATTCCCGCAGGCGCCGATGCCGAGGCATTGTCGGGCTAA
- a CDS encoding helix-turn-helix transcriptional regulator encodes MSDPLADIVTLLQPAARYSKVVSGAGMWRVDRQETGQPFYCVVLEGASQLSAEDDRIILREGDFVLIPAAHSFTMSSLGAELSPGIDPLTVTMLPDETRHGDPEGAANARLLVGHFSFGSPDAALLVSLLPQIIHISGDNRLSAIVHLVTDEARAERPGKNMILARLLEVLLVEALRSDVVEETPRGILRGLKDARLALAIRRLHEDPAREWTVEQLADEAALSRSAFFNRFRHAMGLAPMEYLISWRMALAKNLLRQDGIGIQEIALRIGYGSASAFSTAFTRFVGLPPSRYAEQARPPANAAA; translated from the coding sequence ATGAGCGACCCTTTGGCGGACATCGTCACGCTTCTGCAGCCAGCAGCGCGGTATTCAAAGGTGGTCAGCGGCGCAGGGATGTGGCGCGTGGATCGCCAGGAGACTGGCCAGCCATTCTATTGCGTAGTCCTGGAGGGTGCCTCACAGCTCAGCGCAGAGGACGATCGGATTATTCTGCGCGAAGGCGACTTCGTACTGATCCCGGCGGCTCATTCCTTCACGATGTCGAGTCTGGGCGCTGAGTTGTCGCCCGGGATCGATCCCCTCACCGTGACAATGCTCCCGGACGAAACCCGCCACGGTGACCCCGAGGGCGCAGCGAATGCACGATTGCTCGTCGGCCATTTCTCTTTCGGCTCGCCTGATGCGGCGTTGCTGGTCTCCCTGCTGCCGCAAATCATCCATATCAGCGGCGATAACAGGCTGTCGGCGATCGTTCATCTCGTTACCGACGAAGCCCGTGCTGAGCGCCCGGGAAAGAACATGATCCTTGCCCGGCTGTTGGAAGTCCTGCTTGTCGAGGCGCTGCGGTCGGATGTCGTGGAGGAGACGCCGCGTGGAATTCTGCGAGGCCTCAAAGATGCACGTCTGGCCCTGGCCATCCGTCGACTGCATGAAGACCCAGCCAGGGAATGGACGGTGGAACAGCTTGCCGATGAGGCGGCCCTGTCGCGGTCGGCGTTTTTCAATCGCTTTCGGCACGCTATGGGCCTGGCGCCAATGGAATATCTCATATCGTGGCGCATGGCGCTGGCCAAAAATCTGCTGAGGCAGGACGGGATCGGAATTCAGGAGATAGCGCTGCGCATCGGCTATGGCTCCGCAAGTGCGTTCAGCACGGCCTTTACCCGCTTCGTCGGATTGCCGCCCTCGAGATATGCCGAGCAGGCAAGGCCCCCCGCGAACGCCGCCGCATAG
- a CDS encoding TonB-dependent siderophore receptor → MARVFLNVSNIVPQVYRNSLFATTALIAIGIAASPAAAQSASTGDTATALKPIVIQGTASDSKTDRTSVAAKNSAGATKISTPLVETPRSVSVTTEKEIEQRGAQSVIEAVRYTSGVTTGPNGFDPRFDQIYIRGFNITTVGDFRDSLRQPYMNYGMFRTDPYQLQRVEVIKGPVSVLYGAGSPGGLVNKISKLPTEEPIREVGITYGTKDRLQGMFDFGGPISEGNDDFLYRIVGLARRGDTNFDIADDRYFLAPSFTWKPDEGTSLTVYGLAQSDETDSNVGAITTLDGKFHELRESDPDYDYQKVKQQQVGYQFEHEFDNGLTFRQNLRYSHLDLEARYLGITGWTGTVAHRGTNAIRDEMNVFQVDNQLEAKFDTGPLAHTMLFGLDYTNLQSSFGYGAGAADPAFDFDIANPTYGVSGATPDYSILASDADMRQAGIYAMDQIEVGNWRFNLGGRQTWVNQTRDATLPAVSSEEVDKNAFSWQAGALYLFDNGIAPFVSYATSFDPVTNRSTSGKILAPTEGEQYEVGVKYQPPGSDILLSAVAYHIVEKNKPVLVDPLLFAYGSIGEVTGKGIELEARAAVADGWDLIAAYTYNQSEVTGGGENEGNTPALTPSHVASLWANYTFQETNPFHGLSVGAGVRYVSENWTDTANTSKNPSSFYVDASASYDFGAVDKKYEGLTAAFNIRNIADERDTVCNEGFCYLGQGRNMTGTLKYRW, encoded by the coding sequence ATGGCGCGTGTTTTTTTGAACGTTTCTAATATTGTACCGCAAGTTTACCGAAATAGCCTGTTTGCCACGACAGCTTTGATCGCGATCGGCATTGCAGCCTCGCCAGCTGCCGCACAGAGCGCGTCAACAGGTGACACCGCGACGGCGCTGAAACCGATCGTCATTCAAGGTACAGCCTCTGATAGCAAGACGGACCGGACGTCCGTTGCGGCCAAGAACAGCGCGGGCGCGACCAAGATCAGCACGCCACTCGTCGAGACACCGCGTTCCGTCTCGGTCACCACCGAGAAGGAGATCGAGCAGCGCGGCGCCCAAAGCGTCATCGAGGCGGTGCGTTATACCTCAGGCGTGACGACCGGACCGAACGGCTTCGATCCGCGCTTCGACCAGATCTACATTCGCGGCTTCAACATCACGACGGTCGGTGACTTTCGTGACAGCCTGCGCCAGCCCTACATGAATTACGGCATGTTCCGCACCGATCCCTATCAGCTGCAGCGCGTCGAGGTGATCAAGGGACCGGTTTCCGTTCTCTACGGTGCGGGATCGCCGGGCGGCCTCGTCAACAAGATATCGAAGCTTCCGACCGAGGAGCCGATCCGCGAAGTCGGCATTACCTACGGCACCAAGGACCGGCTGCAGGGGATGTTCGATTTCGGCGGACCGATCAGTGAGGGCAACGACGATTTCCTCTATCGCATCGTCGGTCTCGCCCGCCGCGGCGACACGAATTTCGATATTGCCGACGACCGCTATTTCCTGGCGCCGTCTTTCACCTGGAAGCCTGACGAGGGCACGTCCCTAACTGTGTACGGTCTGGCGCAGTCCGATGAGACCGATTCCAATGTCGGCGCGATCACGACCTTGGACGGCAAGTTCCACGAACTCAGGGAGAGCGATCCCGACTACGATTACCAGAAGGTCAAGCAGCAGCAGGTCGGCTATCAGTTCGAACATGAATTCGACAACGGCCTGACCTTCCGGCAGAACCTGCGTTATTCGCATCTCGATCTGGAGGCCCGCTATCTCGGCATTACCGGCTGGACCGGGACCGTCGCACATCGTGGCACAAATGCGATCCGGGACGAAATGAACGTTTTCCAGGTCGACAACCAGCTCGAAGCGAAGTTCGACACGGGTCCGTTGGCCCATACGATGCTGTTCGGGCTCGACTACACCAATCTCCAGTCGAGCTTTGGCTACGGGGCCGGTGCTGCTGATCCGGCGTTCGACTTCGATATCGCCAATCCGACCTATGGTGTCTCGGGCGCCACGCCGGACTATAGCATCTTGGCTTCCGATGCCGACATGCGGCAGGCCGGCATTTATGCGATGGACCAGATCGAGGTCGGAAACTGGCGGTTCAACCTCGGCGGCCGGCAGACCTGGGTGAACCAGACGCGCGATGCGACCTTGCCCGCGGTCAGCTCGGAGGAGGTCGACAAGAACGCCTTCTCCTGGCAAGCCGGTGCCCTCTACCTCTTCGATAATGGCATTGCTCCCTTCGTCTCCTACGCTACCTCGTTCGATCCGGTGACCAACCGTTCGACCTCAGGCAAGATCCTGGCGCCGACAGAGGGTGAACAGTACGAGGTCGGCGTGAAATACCAGCCGCCGGGCTCCGACATCCTCCTGTCGGCCGTTGCCTATCACATCGTCGAAAAGAACAAGCCGGTGCTGGTCGATCCGCTGTTGTTTGCCTACGGATCGATCGGTGAAGTGACCGGGAAGGGCATCGAACTCGAAGCCCGCGCGGCGGTAGCCGATGGCTGGGATCTTATTGCGGCATACACTTACAACCAGTCGGAAGTGACGGGAGGCGGCGAAAACGAGGGCAATACGCCAGCCTTGACGCCCTCGCATGTCGCCAGCCTCTGGGCCAACTACACGTTCCAGGAAACCAACCCCTTCCATGGCCTGTCCGTCGGTGCGGGCGTTCGTTATGTCAGCGAAAACTGGACGGATACGGCCAATACGTCGAAGAACCCCTCGAGCTTCTACGTCGACGCATCCGCCTCGTATGATTTCGGCGCGGTCGACAAGAAATACGAAGGCCTGACGGCGGCATTCAATATCCGCAACATCGCCGATGAACGCGATACCGTCTGCAACGAGGGCTTCTGCTATCTCGGCCAGGGCCGCAACATGACGGGGACGCTGAAGTATCGATGGTAA
- a CDS encoding FadR/GntR family transcriptional regulator, translated as MTLKSMKPLTRAPLLHVSVQESLRAYIDDNGLAPGTLLPAEGELATQLGVSRNSLREGIKALESLGVLETRRGVGIFVKAFSFEPLLDNLAYGLGGALRQIEEVLEIRRTLEVGLIGKTIDVIGEEDIAELRATVDRMRAHAERGETFAADDQLFHRLLFRCQDNETLVRLIDVFWLAFYKASDFVNLENLDPMATWRDHAAIVDAIEAKDLEEARRRLDRHYEGIARVIANNKTSSNMGGTHEKTV; from the coding sequence ATGACATTGAAATCGATGAAGCCGCTGACGCGCGCACCGCTGCTGCATGTCTCCGTGCAGGAAAGTCTGCGCGCCTATATCGACGACAATGGCCTTGCGCCCGGAACCCTGCTTCCGGCGGAAGGAGAGCTTGCCACCCAGCTCGGCGTCAGCCGCAATTCGCTGCGGGAGGGCATCAAGGCGCTGGAATCGCTCGGCGTGCTGGAGACACGACGCGGCGTCGGCATCTTCGTGAAGGCCTTTTCCTTCGAGCCGCTTCTCGACAACCTCGCTTACGGCCTCGGCGGCGCCCTGCGCCAGATCGAGGAGGTGCTCGAAATCCGGCGGACGCTGGAAGTGGGATTGATCGGCAAGACGATCGATGTGATCGGCGAGGAGGATATCGCCGAACTGCGCGCCACCGTCGATCGAATGCGCGCCCATGCCGAGCGGGGGGAAACCTTCGCGGCAGACGACCAGTTGTTCCACCGGCTGCTGTTTCGCTGCCAGGACAATGAGACGCTCGTACGGCTGATCGATGTCTTCTGGCTCGCCTTCTACAAGGCGTCGGATTTCGTCAACCTCGAAAATCTCGATCCGATGGCGACGTGGCGCGATCATGCCGCGATCGTCGATGCGATCGAGGCAAAGGATCTGGAAGAGGCGCGCAGACGCCTGGATCGTCACTACGAGGGTATTGCCCGGGTGATTGCCAACAACAAGACAAGTTCAAACATGGGAGGAACACATGAAAAGACTGTCTAG
- a CDS encoding ABC transporter substrate-binding protein: MKRLSRLSAIALGALLSTAAVPALVVSGAAIQAQAATLSGGFDVGPGGFQGNFNPLAATAGFTWLSIYYEPLITYDENLQKVVGALANAYEVSPDQMTYTFKLADAKWHDGKPFTAKDAKFTVGLAMDAKTGSVLAARLKGISSVETPDDHTVVIKLSAPSSSFLDTMTKVMMLPEHALASIPADQLAKNTWWSTAPIGTGPFKFTKYVSDQYVELAAYTDYRGGKPALERVINRYFANPAAAIAALRSGEIQFTYVDSNDVPTFKDNKDFKVIEGNSFVVNYLGFNHDSPIWKDVRVRQAVMYAINRDAIIQSLYGGAAKPANCAYVAEQLIPQGIDAYAYDPEKAKQLLKEAGWDQINGGKPITLLTYYTTPLATNVLAAVQAMLAQVGINIVPRAVDAPTYNSIVLNATPDIAQFQMVYAGLQNGPDAGSINVGLNEKQIPPAGPNVARVRMPDLTKALDSALAEPDSAKRDAAYQNVCKVMNTNLPWATLWVANRYGIVSTKAKDFVWTPAPGGGPYQADPQKWSIAE; this comes from the coding sequence ATGAAAAGACTGTCTAGATTATCCGCTATCGCGCTTGGCGCCCTGCTGTCGACGGCTGCGGTTCCGGCTCTTGTCGTTTCGGGCGCGGCAATCCAGGCTCAGGCAGCCACGCTCTCCGGCGGCTTCGATGTCGGCCCCGGAGGCTTCCAGGGCAACTTCAATCCGCTCGCGGCGACCGCCGGCTTCACCTGGCTCAGCATCTATTACGAACCGCTGATCACCTATGACGAGAATCTGCAGAAGGTCGTCGGCGCACTGGCGAACGCCTACGAAGTCAGCCCGGATCAGATGACCTACACGTTCAAGCTCGCCGACGCCAAATGGCATGATGGCAAGCCCTTCACCGCCAAGGATGCGAAATTCACCGTCGGCCTTGCGATGGATGCCAAAACCGGCTCGGTGCTCGCTGCCCGGCTGAAGGGCATATCGTCCGTCGAGACGCCGGACGATCACACCGTCGTCATCAAGCTCAGCGCCCCCAGCAGCAGTTTTCTCGACACGATGACCAAGGTGATGATGCTGCCCGAGCATGCGCTCGCCTCGATACCGGCCGACCAGCTGGCAAAGAACACGTGGTGGTCCACCGCGCCGATCGGCACCGGCCCGTTCAAATTCACCAAATACGTCTCCGATCAATATGTCGAGCTTGCCGCATACACCGATTATCGCGGTGGAAAACCGGCCCTGGAGCGCGTCATCAATCGTTATTTCGCCAACCCGGCCGCAGCGATCGCGGCGCTCCGATCCGGCGAAATCCAGTTCACCTATGTCGATTCCAACGACGTGCCGACCTTCAAGGACAACAAGGACTTCAAGGTCATCGAAGGCAACTCTTTCGTCGTCAACTATCTGGGCTTCAACCATGATTCCCCGATCTGGAAGGATGTGCGCGTCCGCCAGGCGGTGATGTATGCGATCAATCGCGATGCCATCATCCAGAGCCTCTACGGCGGCGCGGCCAAGCCGGCCAACTGCGCTTATGTCGCCGAACAGCTGATACCCCAGGGGATCGACGCCTACGCCTACGACCCCGAGAAGGCCAAGCAACTGCTCAAGGAAGCCGGCTGGGATCAGATCAACGGCGGCAAGCCGATCACGCTTCTGACCTATTACACCACGCCGCTTGCCACCAACGTCCTTGCCGCCGTTCAGGCGATGCTTGCCCAGGTCGGCATCAACATCGTGCCGCGCGCCGTCGATGCGCCGACCTATAACAGCATCGTGCTGAATGCGACGCCGGATATCGCCCAGTTCCAGATGGTTTACGCCGGGCTGCAGAACGGGCCGGATGCGGGAAGCATCAATGTCGGCCTCAACGAGAAGCAGATCCCTCCGGCCGGGCCGAACGTCGCCAGAGTTCGCATGCCCGATCTCACCAAGGCGCTCGATAGCGCGCTTGCCGAGCCCGACAGCGCCAAGCGGGATGCGGCCTACCAGAATGTCTGCAAGGTGATGAACACGAACCTGCCCTGGGCGACGCTTTGGGTGGCAAATCGTTACGGCATCGTCTCGACCAAGGCGAAGGATTTCGTCTGGACCCCGGCGCCGGGCGGCGGCCCCTACCAGGCCGACCCGCAGAAATGGTCGATCGCCGAATAG
- a CDS encoding ABC transporter permease, with protein sequence MLRYSLRRLIIGTGMLIALSMLIFLLLRLTPGDPIDAYIDPNLPMSPSDLADLRGRLGLDQPLPVQYLGWLQQALTGNLGYSIKRLDQPVLGLVLSRIGPTVLLMGTALAFAIVTGIACGVIGAVRRNSLADLSLSVVALAGISSPAFLSALIGLYIFSVRLHWMPSGGMLTPGEDFSIGDLLHHLILPAALLSVAQAALIMRYMRASLLEVLNQDYVRTARAKGVIEFWVVTKHALRNALLPIVTLIGSTIGLAIGGAIFIESVFNWPGMGLLLVDAVQTRDYPVIMGATLVIGTCVITVNLLTDITYAVVDPRIKVG encoded by the coding sequence ATGCTTCGATACAGTCTTAGACGCCTGATCATAGGAACAGGCATGCTCATCGCCCTGAGCATGCTGATCTTCCTGCTGCTGCGCCTGACGCCCGGCGATCCGATCGATGCCTATATCGATCCGAACCTGCCGATGTCGCCGTCGGATCTTGCCGATCTGCGTGGAAGACTCGGGCTCGACCAGCCCCTGCCCGTTCAGTATCTGGGCTGGCTGCAGCAGGCGCTGACGGGCAATCTCGGCTATTCGATCAAGCGTCTCGACCAGCCGGTTCTCGGTCTGGTGCTGTCGCGGATCGGGCCGACGGTGCTGTTGATGGGCACCGCACTTGCGTTCGCCATCGTTACCGGCATCGCCTGCGGGGTGATCGGCGCCGTCCGCCGCAACTCGCTTGCCGACCTCTCTCTGTCGGTGGTTGCCCTTGCCGGCATTTCCAGCCCAGCATTCCTCAGCGCGCTGATCGGCCTTTATATTTTCTCCGTCCGGCTGCACTGGATGCCGTCGGGTGGCATGCTGACGCCGGGCGAGGATTTCTCGATCGGCGATCTCCTCCACCATCTGATCCTGCCGGCGGCACTTCTGTCCGTCGCTCAAGCCGCATTGATCATGCGCTACATGCGCGCTTCGCTGCTCGAAGTCCTGAACCAGGATTACGTCCGCACGGCCCGTGCCAAAGGCGTCATCGAGTTCTGGGTCGTCACCAAACATGCGTTGCGCAATGCGCTTCTTCCGATCGTCACGCTGATCGGCTCCACCATCGGGCTTGCGATCGGCGGCGCCATCTTCATCGAGAGCGTCTTCAACTGGCCGGGCATGGGTCTCTTGCTCGTCGATGCCGTGCAGACCCGCGATTACCCCGTGATCATGGGCGCGACGCTCGTCATCGGCACCTGCGTTATCACAGTCAATCTTCTGACCGACATCACCTATGCGGTCGTCGACCCGCGCATCAAGGTGGGCTGA